One genomic region from bacterium encodes:
- a CDS encoding PTS sugar transporter subunit IIA, whose translation MERSRVGVLVICHGGLGGALLETAAMLVGPPAKAWAIAFLPGKGPEDLEAEVRDVLGRLDPGDGALCLVDIPGGVPARVAASLTVGPGRAVETVSGVNLSMLAEALLRRDDADLPALAELAARAGRDGVVDLGAALRAAATRAAVRSLHP comes from the coding sequence GTGGAGAGGTCGCGCGTCGGGGTGCTGGTGATCTGCCACGGCGGACTCGGCGGAGCGTTGCTGGAGACCGCCGCGATGCTCGTGGGGCCACCCGCCAAGGCATGGGCCATCGCCTTCCTGCCGGGGAAAGGCCCGGAAGATCTCGAGGCCGAGGTGCGCGACGTCCTGGGGCGCCTCGATCCGGGAGACGGCGCGCTGTGCCTCGTCGACATTCCCGGCGGCGTCCCGGCGCGCGTGGCGGCGTCGCTGACCGTCGGACCCGGACGTGCGGTCGAGACGGTGAGCGGCGTGAATCTGTCGATGCTGGCGGAAGCGCTGCTGCGGCGCGACGACGCCGATCTTCCCGCGCTGGCGGAGCTCGCGGCCCGCGCCGGCCGCGATGGGGTTGTCGACCTCGGAGCGGCGCTGCGCGCGGCCGCGACGCGCGCGGCGGTCCGTTCCCTGCACCCATGA
- a CDS encoding PTS sugar transporter subunit IIB — protein sequence MKIALVRVDDRLIHGQVVLGWVRMVGATRIVVADDDVAKDEMQKTLMRFAAPPGVETSIVSVDEAAAALAHGGFADDAVMVLARGPQELVRLMAAGVPLTKVNVGNVRSAQGRDRLTKEVAAGPDDLAAWQTLDAAGVVLEAVWIPGGAVTDFNRVVRARAKV from the coding sequence ATGAAGATCGCGCTCGTGCGCGTCGACGACCGGCTGATTCACGGCCAGGTCGTGCTGGGGTGGGTCCGGATGGTCGGCGCCACCCGGATCGTCGTCGCCGACGACGACGTGGCCAAGGACGAGATGCAGAAGACGCTGATGCGGTTCGCCGCGCCCCCGGGCGTCGAGACGTCGATCGTATCCGTGGACGAGGCCGCCGCGGCGCTCGCGCACGGCGGTTTTGCCGACGACGCGGTCATGGTGCTGGCGAGGGGCCCGCAGGAACTGGTCCGGCTGATGGCGGCCGGCGTGCCCCTTACCAAGGTCAACGTGGGCAACGTCCGGTCGGCCCAGGGGCGCGACCGCCTCACCAAAGAGGTCGCCGCGGGGCCGGACGACCTGGCCGCGTGGCAGACATTGGACGCGGCGGGCGTGGTACTCGAGGCCGTGTGGATTCCCGGCGGTGCGGTCACGGATTTCAACCGCGTCGTGCGCGCCCGCGCCAAGGTGTGA
- a CDS encoding SIS domain-containing protein, whose protein sequence is MSSVLGGRPQPSGEMLASALERSSHPFLMWEGVASVPATLRGTLRPERRGEVGRAAEALDGVQAVHLIGCGTSYFSAIAATYALPKIAGVPASAHDAFEFAAYPPAALDRAGLVAISHTGGTESVISALATARQRGAVTIGLTDVPWSPVAEAATVTILGEGGREPALPKTRSYVASLLRHYLLAAAMAARRERNADAYRRALETSPETARQVLDESAAQMQRLGAAAREWPRMFVIGAGPNLATAHEGALKLRETAHVPAHAWELEEAMHGPWVSIDPGDLVIVLAFQGPAFSKAAGFAAALAQIDARVWIITDAANSLPRATHVTRLGVAVPECLTPLYAVLPLYQFAYHVALARGVRPDAMRLDDQRYLAARMALPR, encoded by the coding sequence ATGTCATCGGTGCTGGGAGGACGCCCGCAGCCGTCGGGGGAGATGCTCGCCTCGGCGCTCGAGCGATCCTCCCATCCCTTTCTGATGTGGGAGGGCGTGGCGAGCGTCCCTGCGACGCTGCGCGGCACGCTGAGGCCCGAACGGCGGGGGGAGGTCGGACGCGCCGCGGAAGCGCTCGACGGCGTCCAGGCGGTGCATCTGATCGGCTGTGGGACCTCGTATTTTTCCGCGATCGCCGCAACCTACGCCCTCCCGAAGATTGCCGGCGTCCCGGCGTCGGCGCACGACGCGTTTGAGTTCGCGGCCTATCCTCCGGCCGCGCTCGACCGCGCCGGCCTCGTCGCCATCTCGCACACCGGCGGGACGGAGTCGGTCATCTCCGCGCTCGCGACGGCGCGGCAGCGGGGTGCGGTCACGATCGGCCTGACCGACGTGCCGTGGTCGCCCGTCGCGGAGGCCGCGACGGTTACGATCTTGGGCGAGGGCGGGCGTGAGCCCGCCCTGCCCAAGACCCGCAGCTATGTCGCGTCGCTTCTGAGGCACTACCTGCTCGCCGCGGCGATGGCGGCGCGCCGCGAACGGAATGCCGACGCGTACCGCCGGGCGCTCGAAACGTCACCCGAGACGGCCCGGCAGGTGCTGGACGAGTCGGCGGCCCAGATGCAGCGGCTCGGCGCGGCCGCCCGGGAGTGGCCCCGCATGTTCGTGATCGGGGCCGGCCCGAACCTCGCCACCGCGCACGAGGGGGCGCTGAAACTGCGGGAGACGGCCCACGTACCGGCCCACGCGTGGGAGCTCGAGGAGGCGATGCACGGCCCCTGGGTCTCGATCGATCCAGGCGATCTGGTCATCGTGCTCGCATTTCAGGGTCCGGCTTTTTCAAAGGCCGCGGGCTTTGCCGCGGCGCTCGCCCAAATCGACGCGCGGGTCTGGATCATCACGGACGCCGCGAACAGCCTGCCCCGCGCGACGCACGTGACCCGGCTCGGGGTGGCGGTGCCGGAGTGCCTCACGCCGCTGTACGCGGTATTGCCGCTCTACCAGTTCGCCTACCACGTGGCGCTCGCCCGGGGTGTGCGGCCGGACGCCATGCGGCTGGACGACCAGCGGTATCTCGCGGCGCGGATGGCGCTTCCGAGATAG
- a CDS encoding PTS system mannose/fructose/sorbose family transporter subunit IID: MSLGTAIILSLLAGFAYFSRRFMGDFFLERPIVVAPITGLIMGDFHTGLVVGGTLELVFMGASDIGGSVPPNYNIGSILGTAFGIAAHQGIGAAILIAIPAALLGSFFELLAKTVSVFFVNVAERYADRGQEGGIAAMVHLGNAVHYLAEALPTFVALAIGVEAVRALAAAIPQWLYAGINLAGNMLPALGFALLLNSLVTPAVFPWFFIGFLFAAYTQFNVVGIAGVAVAVAVLIQLRRAAAEAPARAPAQSAPRQPLRPVPAIAGGSVSAAAVMPQVTPADIRLIWWRGFALQSAFSFDRMQALGFTWALIPFLKKTYQGQPQRYVEALKRHLVFFNTHPWLHGSILALTADMEARRAAGDDIDGQAIQGMKSGLMGPLAGIGDSMFHGTARPLMGGVCASLALTGNPIAPFLFIAVLGVLHVWVYWQTLDSAYRLGQRALSVFTSSALRRVMDSAAMVGLMTVGALTAAWISVGTPLTYTVGKTSVSIQAMLDGIMPKILPLALVLIVFGMVRRRVKTTTLMLSLIAASLILGGFAILK; this comes from the coding sequence ATGTCGCTTGGCACCGCGATTATTCTCTCGCTCTTGGCCGGGTTTGCGTATTTCTCTCGCCGATTCATGGGGGACTTCTTCCTGGAACGCCCGATCGTGGTCGCGCCGATCACCGGGCTCATCATGGGGGACTTCCATACCGGCCTGGTCGTCGGCGGGACGCTCGAGCTGGTCTTCATGGGCGCCTCCGACATCGGCGGCTCAGTGCCGCCGAACTACAACATCGGCAGCATCCTCGGGACCGCCTTCGGCATCGCCGCGCATCAGGGGATCGGCGCGGCGATCCTGATCGCGATTCCGGCTGCGCTGCTCGGGTCGTTCTTCGAGTTGCTCGCGAAGACCGTGAGCGTTTTCTTCGTGAACGTGGCGGAGCGCTATGCGGACCGCGGGCAGGAGGGCGGCATTGCGGCGATGGTGCACCTCGGCAACGCGGTGCACTACCTTGCCGAGGCGCTCCCGACGTTCGTCGCGCTGGCGATCGGCGTCGAGGCCGTGCGCGCGCTCGCCGCGGCGATTCCGCAGTGGTTGTACGCCGGCATCAACCTGGCGGGCAACATGCTGCCGGCCCTGGGCTTCGCGCTGCTGCTCAACTCGCTCGTGACGCCGGCGGTGTTCCCGTGGTTCTTCATCGGCTTCCTGTTCGCGGCGTACACGCAGTTTAACGTCGTCGGCATCGCGGGCGTCGCCGTCGCCGTGGCGGTGCTCATCCAGCTGCGGCGCGCCGCGGCGGAGGCGCCGGCCCGGGCGCCCGCGCAGTCTGCGCCGCGGCAACCCTTACGTCCGGTCCCGGCCATCGCCGGCGGCAGCGTGAGTGCCGCCGCCGTGATGCCGCAGGTGACGCCGGCCGACATCCGCCTGATCTGGTGGCGCGGGTTCGCGCTGCAGTCGGCGTTCAGCTTCGACCGGATGCAGGCGCTCGGCTTTACGTGGGCGCTCATCCCGTTCCTGAAGAAGACTTATCAGGGCCAGCCGCAGCGGTACGTGGAAGCGCTGAAGCGCCATCTCGTTTTCTTCAACACGCACCCTTGGCTGCACGGCTCGATCCTGGCGCTCACGGCCGACATGGAAGCCCGGCGCGCCGCCGGCGACGACATCGACGGCCAGGCGATCCAGGGCATGAAGTCCGGCCTCATGGGCCCGCTCGCCGGCATCGGCGACTCGATGTTCCACGGCACGGCCCGCCCGCTGATGGGCGGCGTATGCGCGTCGCTGGCTCTGACCGGTAACCCGATCGCGCCCTTCCTGTTCATCGCGGTGCTCGGCGTACTGCACGTTTGGGTGTACTGGCAGACTCTCGACTCCGCCTATCGCCTCGGCCAGCGCGCGCTGAGCGTCTTCACCTCGAGCGCGCTGCGCCGCGTCATGGATAGCGCGGCGATGGTCGGCCTCATGACGGTGGGCGCGCTGACCGCGGCCTGGATCTCCGTCGGGACGCCGCTCACCTACACGGTGGGGAAGACCTCCGTGTCCATCCAGGCAATGCTGGACGGGATCATGCCGAAGATCCTGCCGCTCGCGCTCGTGCTGATCGTGTTCGGGATGGTGCGGCGGCGCGTCAAGACCACGACGCTGATGCTCAGCCTGATCGCGGCGTCGCTGATCCTCGGCGGGTTTGCCATTCTGAAGTAG
- a CDS encoding VLRF1 family aeRF1-type release factor gives MIEEARLTELAQMERDDVFSLTLNTDPSLAQNQRPNPAYRIWMHGAVQRLLRRLPPDARQRAEPAAQRVLAHVGAMPQQGRGLAIFGGPDLWETWSVPFPLPNHLAYGRPDTVPLLWAMHEYAPYAILLVAHDRARLLIAYLGRAAVVEEIELDMHPEQWRFKTGRMATSSRRTGTGVGRGEQSSAYEARVLAEHHRFWRDVAKAAARTLTARRIDRLILGGDAEAAGAVSTALPGPLRDAVIGTAAVAAYASPAEIEASALPIALADHHARERRLVRSIAEERRTGGIGVDGAAATLNALAAGTLRVVVAARDMHAPAWICSGCGRVAATASRCAVCGGEPRGLALPQALPLLASRHGAALELVDAAAASPLTDGIGGLLRRRVNAN, from the coding sequence ATGATCGAGGAAGCGCGGCTGACCGAGCTTGCGCAGATGGAACGCGACGACGTCTTCTCCCTCACGCTGAACACCGATCCGAGCCTGGCACAGAACCAGCGTCCGAACCCCGCGTACCGCATCTGGATGCACGGCGCCGTTCAGCGGCTGCTCCGCCGGCTGCCGCCCGACGCGCGGCAGCGCGCCGAGCCCGCCGCGCAGCGCGTTCTCGCGCATGTCGGCGCCATGCCGCAGCAGGGCCGCGGCCTGGCGATCTTTGGCGGCCCGGACCTTTGGGAGACGTGGTCGGTACCCTTCCCCCTGCCGAACCACCTGGCGTACGGCCGGCCGGATACGGTGCCGCTGCTGTGGGCGATGCACGAGTATGCGCCGTACGCGATCCTGCTCGTCGCGCACGACCGGGCGAGGCTGCTTATCGCCTACCTCGGCCGCGCGGCGGTCGTCGAAGAGATCGAGCTCGACATGCACCCCGAGCAGTGGCGGTTCAAGACGGGCCGGATGGCAACGTCGAGCCGGCGGACCGGGACCGGCGTCGGGCGCGGGGAGCAGTCGAGCGCGTACGAGGCGCGTGTCCTCGCCGAGCACCACCGGTTCTGGCGGGACGTCGCCAAGGCGGCCGCCCGCACGTTGACGGCGCGCCGCATCGACCGCCTTATCCTCGGAGGCGACGCGGAAGCCGCCGGTGCGGTGTCCACGGCCCTTCCCGGACCGCTTCGGGATGCGGTCATCGGCACCGCGGCCGTCGCCGCGTACGCGTCGCCCGCCGAGATCGAGGCCAGCGCCCTGCCGATCGCCCTGGCCGATCATCACGCGCGCGAACGCCGCCTCGTCCGGTCGATCGCAGAGGAGCGGCGCACCGGAGGCATCGGCGTCGATGGCGCCGCGGCCACGCTCAACGCCCTCGCGGCCGGCACGCTGCGCGTAGTGGTCGCGGCCCGCGACATGCACGCGCCCGCGTGGATCTGCTCCGGCTGCGGACGGGTTGCCGCGACCGCGTCGCGATGCGCCGTGTGCGGCGGCGAGCCTCGCGGTCTCGCGCTGCCGCAGGCGCTGCCGCTGCTGGCCTCGAGACACGGCGCGGCACTTGAACTCGTCGACGCAGCTGCTGCGTCACCGCTCACCGACGGCATCGGCGGACTGCTGCGCCGTCGAGTGAATGCAAATTAG
- a CDS encoding YbaK/EbsC family protein, which translates to MAGVAYQVTRHAPRYTAQELAQEEHVPGRLVAKVVLVMADERLLMVVVPGTSRVNVPWVRRAAGAKHARLATESEFLRAFPDCEAGAMPPFGNLYHMPVFVDRGLTHDPVIMFNAGTHDLLVTMTYEDFARLVAPKVGIMAVQRELAAT; encoded by the coding sequence ATGGCCGGGGTGGCGTATCAGGTGACCCGCCATGCGCCCCGGTACACGGCTCAGGAACTGGCGCAGGAGGAGCACGTACCGGGGAGGCTCGTGGCCAAGGTCGTGCTTGTCATGGCCGATGAGCGTCTCCTGATGGTCGTCGTTCCCGGCACCTCGCGGGTGAACGTGCCGTGGGTACGGCGGGCCGCCGGCGCCAAGCATGCGCGGCTCGCGACCGAGAGCGAGTTTCTGCGGGCTTTTCCGGACTGCGAGGCCGGCGCGATGCCGCCGTTCGGCAACCTCTACCACATGCCCGTGTTCGTGGATCGCGGTCTGACGCACGATCCGGTGATTATGTTCAACGCCGGCACGCACGATCTGCTCGTCACGATGACGTACGAGGACTTCGCGCGGCTCGTGGCGCCCAAGGTCGGCATCATGGCCGTACAGCGGGAACTCGCGGCGACATGA
- a CDS encoding CBS domain-containing protein produces the protein MLVRDRMTSPAITTRPDAETSAALKTMYVHKVRRLPVVDERGALVGIVTQRTLYEHGKASTPVADLMTPSPYTAAPDTPIVEAAAKMRTLGFGALPVLEQGRLVGIITESDIFDAFLELLGAGRAGTHLVVPVANVAAGVRAVLDALARAKAPLTGVATYIDRHGPEVVLTADEQDPRDLVRALREGGFEPTEISVQKTGGGHNVMTGESAARRSAGI, from the coding sequence ATGCTCGTGCGCGACCGGATGACGAGCCCGGCCATCACGACGAGGCCCGACGCGGAGACCAGCGCGGCGCTGAAGACGATGTATGTCCACAAGGTCCGCCGCCTTCCGGTGGTCGATGAGCGGGGCGCGCTCGTCGGCATCGTGACGCAGCGGACCCTCTACGAGCACGGCAAGGCGTCGACGCCCGTGGCCGATCTCATGACGCCGTCTCCGTACACGGCGGCCCCGGACACGCCGATCGTCGAGGCGGCCGCCAAGATGCGCACGCTCGGGTTCGGCGCGCTGCCGGTCCTCGAGCAGGGCCGGCTGGTCGGCATCATCACGGAGAGCGACATTTTCGACGCATTCCTCGAGCTGCTCGGCGCCGGCCGCGCCGGAACACATCTCGTCGTGCCGGTCGCGAACGTGGCGGCCGGGGTGCGGGCGGTGCTCGACGCGCTCGCGCGCGCCAAGGCGCCGCTCACCGGCGTCGCGACCTACATCGACCGGCACGGCCCGGAGGTTGTGCTGACGGCGGACGAACAGGACCCGCGGGACCTCGTGCGCGCGTTGCGCGAGGGAGGGTTCGAGCCGACGGAGATCAGCGTCCAGAAGACGGGCGGCGGGCACAACGTCATGACCGGCGAGTCCGCCGCGAGACGGTCCGCCGGCATCTAG